GCGCGATGGGTGCAAGTACATCCTGGCCGATGATTCGTGGTTGCTCATCCGCCCCTCGGGCACCGAGCCGGTGCTGCGGGTGTACGCCGAAGGCCGCAGTCCCGAGATGGTGCAGGCGTTGCTGGCCTTCGGGGAAGAAGTGGCTCAGGCGGTCACTTGAGGAGGCGGCTGAGCCCATCCCGGTGAGAAAGAAGCAGGAGGATGACCCATGGCCTCCCATGAAGGCTTGTCTCAGCCGGCGGCAGGGCGTCTGTATGACCGCATCACCTGGTTGTACGCAAGGCTGAGCGACGTGGGAGGCCAGACCAAAACGCAGGCGTTGACCTGGCGGGCGGTGCGCCCCGGCGAGCGGGTGTTGGAGGTGGGCTGCGGCGCGGGCCATGACCTGCGCCGTTGGGCCGCCGCCGTTGGCCCGCGAGGGTTGGCCGTCGGCGTGGACCTGGCTTACGCCCTGTTGCGCCTGGCGCGACAACGGGCCGCTGCTTCCCTGGTGCAGGCCAAAGCCACAAGGCTTCCCTGGCCTGCCGAGGTCTTCGACGCGGTGTATGGCGCTTATGTGCTCGACCTGCTTCCCCACGAAGCCCTGGTGCCTGCGCTGCGCGAATGGCGGCGGGTGGTGCGCCCTGCAGGAAGAGCCGTGATGGTCACCATGACCTGGGGCACGGAGTCTTTCAGTCGGGTGGTGATGGGCCTGTGGTCGGCGGTCTATCGCTTGAGTCCTCCGGCCATATGTGCCGGTTGTCGGCCTTTGAGCGTGGCGCCCGCGGCGCGTGAAGCGGGCTGGCACATCCGGCAGCGAAAAGTGCTCATCGAGTGAGGTTTCCCCAGTGAGGCACTTGGTTGACCCTGGGTTCGAGGGATTGAGGAAAGGAGGACGGGATGCCCGAAGGCACGCCGATTGACCGTCAGTGGGTGCTGGTGTTGGAGAATGGGGCGGTGATTGTGGATTGGGGGAACGGCCTGGCGCAGGACCTTGCGACGGGCGATTTCCTGCGTTTCGAGGAGCGCCAGGTGAGTCATGTGGCCTATGATGAGGAGTTGGCGCTCTTGGTGCGTCAGGGGCGCATCTTGGCCTATGACCGCCGGCTGGTGTATTTGGGCAGTTTGCCCGACCTGCCCCGGAGAAGCATGGAGTGACACCCGACACCCTCGAAGGTTGGGGAAAAGGCTTCGTGCGCGGTAACTGCGCGCTGCGCCGATGGCGATCATTCAACCATATCGCTTGACCGAAGCCCTGCCTTGTCGCACGGAAATGCTTCCTGTTTCTGGCTTGGCGAGTACCGCTGGCTCTTGGGTGGGCCAGATGCGGTGATCCAGGCGTTATACAAGCCCAGATACGCCTGGGAGGCCTTGGTACCCCCAGGGCAGGAGACCGGCTGCCGGCGACTTGACATCGTACGCTGGGACTGGATGGCCTTCCCCTGGGTGTGGAGCGTGAGCCTTTCCTCGACCACACGGGGCTACACACCATCTGGCGGCAAGGCCGCCTTTGACTATACGGGGGAATATCGCTCACTGTTGGAGTACATTGCTCTGCATGGATGGGAGGGCGAAGTAAGGTGGTGGATGAGGCGTTACGCCCTGCCGCGTTGGTGGACCTGGGGATATCTCTGGCGCATCCCCTTGGGATCGCGGTTTTCAGGGTAGGGGCGGATGGCGGAGTACCGCCGCGCTTTGGGGGAGAGTGTGCCCTCGCTGTTGGCCTTTGGGAGGCGGAACGTGCCGATTGGCTTATCATGGGCGGCTATCGGCGCGGCCCGTTGGTCGAGCGACTCATCGGCAGCACGGTGAACGGCGTCCTGAACCAGGCGCGCCGACCGGTGTTGTTGGTTCGCTGAAGGAGGGTGTTGAACATGTGCCCCCGGATGGGGTGCTGGTACAATAGATTGGAGGGAGTGCCGCTCTCTCGGAGTGGTTCGCAATCTGTTAGTGCGTAGGAGACTTTCCATGGAATATGAAGCCATTATTGGATTGGAAATCCACATTCAACTGAACACCGAGACCAAAATCTTTTGTGGCTGCAAGGCCGATTCCTGGGGCGATCCGCCCAACACGAACATTTGCCCGGTGTGCACCGGTCAGCCGGGGGTGTTGCCGGTGCTGAACCGGGCGGTGGTGGAAAAGGCGGCCCTCCTGGCCGCGGCGATGCATGCTGAGGTGCAGGAGGTCTCGTTCTTTGACCGGAAAAATTACTTTTACCCGGACCTCCCCAAGGGGTACCAGATTTCCCAGTTTGATCAGCCCCTGGCGAAGGGCGGGTATCTGGACCTCCCCATGCCTGAAGGGTACACCCGCAGGGTGTCCATCATCAAGATGCACATCGAGGAAGACGCCGGGAAGACGAAGTACGAGAACGGCCGGCGGCTGATCGACTTCAACCGCTGCGGGGTGCCTTTGGTGGAGATGGTCACCGGG
This Anaerolineae bacterium DNA region includes the following protein-coding sequences:
- a CDS encoding methyltransferase domain-containing protein, which produces MASHEGLSQPAAGRLYDRITWLYARLSDVGGQTKTQALTWRAVRPGERVLEVGCGAGHDLRRWAAAVGPRGLAVGVDLAYALLRLARQRAAASLVQAKATRLPWPAEVFDAVYGAYVLDLLPHEALVPALREWRRVVRPAGRAVMVTMTWGTESFSRVVMGLWSAVYRLSPPAICAGCRPLSVAPAAREAGWHIRQRKVLIE
- a CDS encoding universal stress protein; translation: MGGYRRGPLVERLIGSTVNGVLNQARRPVLLVR